In the Callospermophilus lateralis isolate mCalLat2 chromosome 7, mCalLat2.hap1, whole genome shotgun sequence genome, ctcccaagttactgggatcataggtatgtgccattgcacctggctgtTCCTTCTGCTTCCACCtactactacttttttttttttttaattttaggtggacacaatatctttattttatttttatgtggtgctggggattgaaaccagtgcctcatgcacgctaggtgaacgctctaccactgagccaccaccccagccctactTCTGAGGGCTGCGGGGAGCCATCCTGTGCCTGCTGAGCAGACCACTTACTATGACCACATTTTTGCAACTATCTAACACCTGGTTGTTTGTCTAGAACCCTGATTACCTGCCTGCTGACTTTCTTGAAAGGGGCCCTTCTGAACGTATGTCACCTTATCCACATACATGTTTAAGTGCCCTGGTAACACCCTCTGGCCTTACCTGGGCTCCAGCCGTTCCTTCACCTTGGCAATGGAGCGGACGTAGGGTGTGATCTGCTTGGTGATGGTGGTCAGGTAggcattctcctgcttcagctggAGAAGGTCATGGAGCTGGGCTGTGGAGCCCAAGGCCAGAGTGTTGGTCTTGCTGGCATTAGACTCTAAAACTCAAGCCCAGCACCATCTAAAGACCCCAACTGTTTGAATGGTCATCTATAATGAATGGGTGGGGCATTGGTGGGACATCCTACTCACCGCCTCCTGACCTTACATGTACACGTGGGCCTATTAGCAGGTGTGAGGCCAAGCCAAGCCCCAAGGGGAGAAGCATGTGTGTAAGTCTGGTTAGTGTCTGACTAGCTCCCCGCTAGCATGTGGGTCAGCTGCAGCACAGGGCTTCACTAGTGGCCAGCCTCCCGGACCTTCATAAACCTCCTGCTCATTGGCTACTCGCTGGTAGGATTCCTCCCAAATCTGAAAGAGAGAAGTGAGATGCTAGATGTGGCACTGGTGGCATTTCTACTTCAGCTCTTCAGAGTCGTACAGTTTCCCCAGCAGGGCCCACGTCATTCCTGTGGCAAAGACTCCAGGTTCCAGAACCTGCTGCGTGGGATTCTGGAGGAGAGCAAGCCAGGCTCTCTTTCACCCCGCCCGCCCCGCCCCATCTTGGGTAGCCCATGTTCTTTTGAAAGGCAGGACTGGAGCCCTGTTCCTAGGGAGAGCTACCTCTTGGAAGATGGCTCTCATGCCCTCCGCGGAGCTGTACTCGGAGGAGATTCGTGCGTCCAGCCGCAGGGACCTGCTCAGGATGTCCCCCATGATCTCGGCCTTGATGAGGGAGTGGTGCCTCGTGAGGTCTCGGTGCAATTCCTGCACCTGGTCCTTCAGGTTCTGCACCTCCGCCTGCAGCCCCTGCATGCAGAGGCCAGGAGGGCTGGGGTCACTGCAGGAGCCCCTCTGGAGGGGTGACCACGAGCAGGGCCCTGCAGGCCCAGCCCCTCACCCGGTAGGCGTCCTCATAGTGGCGGCAGTGCTCTGTGAAGGGAGTGTCCTTGCCCTCAGCCAGGAGCACCTTGGTGCCGATGGACCGGTGCAGCGTGGGCTTCTGGACTGGTGACCCTGGCGTCTTTCTCACTGGGGAGGGGCATCTGGGCCCCATCAGCACCTTGGGTCCTGCACCCCCTGCCAGCCTGGGGGGAAGAGCCAGTGTGGATGCAAGACAGGCAGTGCCGGTCTTCCCTTCCCGCCTCCAGGGTGCCAGTGCTCCACTACCCTGTCAACCCCACGCAGGGCAGAACCACTCAGCTCTGGAAAGACACTCTGCAAAGCCATACCCAGTGACACTGATGTCTatgattttttccccctggtaCCAGGGAATGGGACCAGGggtgcttatcactgagccacatccccagccctttttatgttttattttgagacagtaccttgctaaatttatattttatattcatattttagttgtagttggacccaacacctttatttttgtttacttattttatatgtggtgttgaaaattgaacccagggcctctcccatgctaggcgagcaggccacccctgagccacacccccagcccctgccaGTAGGTTTTAAAGGTCCTCCCCCATGCGGCTTTAGTGTGGGAGGAGGGCAAGTCCCACTGCATTCCCAGGGGCATGGGGTACCAGTGTGCTCACTGCCGTGCTGGGCAGAGAAAGTCTGAGCCCACACCAGGTTCTCCTGCTCTCTGGGGCTTTTAGGCCACACACACCAGTTCCGACATTTATCTTATCTCCTCTGTGATCTCTGACTCTTCCTTGGCTCCAAGCCCCCACCCCTGTCCCCATGCAATATCCAGCCCAGCCCCAGAGGCTCCAGCCTGGGGGGGAGGCTGCCAACAGGAGGCGTAGGGGAAGTCCCACCTCGTTCCCGTCTATTCTAATAGCCCTCCTGCATGGAGGGTCCATGGCACCCAGACACCCAGCGGAGAGTCGACCTAACTGAGAGGACTGAGGAGGCAAGGAGTGTGCAAAGCCTTTCACTGACAATCTAGTCCCTGGGCGCTGGTGCTGGAGACCAGGCACCAGCTCCCTAGGTCATGCTCACGTATTGGCGGCAGACGCAGCCCGGCGTGGCCCCAGTAGCAGCAGTGGCTCCAGGCAGCGTGCGAATTCTGCATGGTGGTCGCTGGCGATCTGCGTGGCGGAACCGTCACGAGGTGACCTCCCCTTCCCTGAGAGATACCCACTTCCGCCCAGGCCCAGTAGGGTCACGTGCCCACCTTGCTGCTCTGCGCTGGTCTTAGGCGATGCGGCCCTGTGACTATGCTCTGCAGCCTCTCCATCAGCTCCTATGGCGGGAGCCGGGAGGGGGCTCAGGCTGAGCCGGTGTGGCAGGGCCCTCAGCCGGCAGGAAGAGGGGAGGTGGAGGTAGGGACTATCTTTAGCATATTCCCTGATGTCCTATGAGACCCCAACCCTATTCTGGGACtggcccagacaactcttccaccaAATCCATAGGAAAGAAGGTAGCAGGGCTCCagcagatatttatttatttattggggatgctggagattgaactcggggTACTCCACCAGGGAGCTACACCTCCAGTCTAGTCTTCTTCTTCTTAGAGGGTTTCATTGAACTGCATAGGATGGCCTGGAatttacagtcctcctgcctcagcctcctgagttgttgggattacaggtgtgcaccacatgtCCAGCATCACTGTCCTGTTAAAAGAGACTCGCCTGGCCCCTAAAGGGTTGGTGGATGACAGAGTGGAGGAGGGAGAGGCAAGCCCAGCCTGCAGGTGGCAGGACTGGCTCTGGTGGGGAAGGGGAGACTGGGGAACTGGGGAGACTCACATAGCCCAGGTCCAGGAACTCAGCCTTGTTGGCCAAgctgaggaaggaagagcagATGACCAGGTGAACCTGCCAAAGGGGAAGATGCCTGGTGGCTGGCCAAGGGAGGAGGGGCCCTCTATGCCCCAGCACCTGACCCCGCAGCCCTTCCCTTACCTGTAAAGTGGGCAGcagagcagccaagtgggagagCTGCTCCTTGAAGGCCTTGTCTTTCTCATCGTATTGGCTGGGGAAGGGCACACTGCCTAGTCTCCGACAGGACAGCTGACCACCCCACCTCAAGGGTCCCAGAACCTGCAGTGTCATCACCCCTCCAGCTCTGTAGGTCCTTCCCTGTGTCCTGAGCACCCACTCTCCTTTGCTGGTGGACACCTGGATGTTTTGCTCCCCAGTTAGGGTAAAGCCTGCAAAAGCCCAGGCTTGGAGCTGAGTATATGGAGGCCAGGGTGTCAGGGGACTGCCACCACTCACCTCTGCACAGCCTGTAGCAGCAGTGCTTTCCTCTCTGccagtttgtcctgggggagacaGCCCACCACTCACCGGGCATACCTGGCTGATCCACCCCCTCCCTGCCCTGTGGCCTGGATAGTGAAGACTGGTTATCTCTCCAACCACTGGCTGAAAGCCGGAGTACCCTCACCTTAAATGTCACCTCCTGGGTGCAATCTTCCTAGACCACCCCCCACCACTACCACCAGCCTAGGGCAAACCCTGGTGTCCCTCTGGAACTTTCCAGGCAACTGTGATTAGCTCCTAGATTAGAAGTTCAAGCCCTGCTGCCCTGCTTCGATGACAACTCTACAAGCGAATCCAGGGCGTCTCCGTGTTGTGGGCAACTGCTTGGGGCTGATGGGGCTATAAGGCGGTGGCTGCCCAGTCCTCCTCCGTCCCTCACCTGCATGCTGCCAAAGAGGGTGTGGATGGCGGCATCTTCCTCAGCTGCGCTGCGCCGCACCTCCTCCACCATGACCTGCAGCAGCGCAATGGCCTCCCGGGTGGCTGTCTGCAGGGCCTTCACGGCCTGGGGAGAGGGGGCCTCAGCCTCTTAACACCCCCCGTTCGCACGATCCCCCCTCGCGTGGGCCACTGAGCCCCGCTCACCAGCACGGCCTGCTCCAGCCGCTCGCAGCCCTGCACGTAAGCCGACTCCAGGTCCACGCAGTGGGCTCGACTCTCCCTGCGGGAGGCAGCGAATCACACCTGCTCTGGCCTCCCCGGCCCAGGAGGGAAGCCCTCCCGCCCCGCTACCCACCCCTGCATATCCCGGAAACAGCGGATGCACAACAACGACTTCTTGTCGGTGGAGAACATGATGTAGGGCTCCCCGTGCAGCGCTGCGGGGGCGGGGCAGAGACTGAGCGCTCTGGGCGGTGCCcgcctcccaccccacccctgcccGGGGTCCCCAGGCCGTGCCTCGCTTACTGCACTTCTGGATCACGTCGCGGCTGCGCTGGCCTAGGGCCACAATATCGTGGCGCGCGAACATGCGTGCCCGGTGCGTCTCGTCGCGGCAGCGCGCACACAGGGGTTGCTCGCAAGTGTTGCAGAAGTACGTGGTCTCGGCGTCCTGGGGGCCAGCGCTGGTTCAGACCGAGCGCTCTAGCGGACTGCGGACTGTGGCCAGCGAGGGAACCACAGCCGCAGAGAGACATCGCTAGCATCGGTCCCAGCCTGGGGCAGGTGCGTGGCTAAATGCAGCCCTTTCCTGTGATTCCCACACAGCAGTCTACCTAATACACCCAGGtcccagatgaggacactgaggctcagaggcCAAGTAAGCAGGTAGGCGCCAGAAGGAGCAGGTAGAAGAGGCTTCCAGAGGTAGTTCCGTGGCAGGGTGGGTGGGGGAGGGCAGAAACTGCATTGCAAAATATTTTACAAGGAAGATGGCGGTGGCTTTGACCTAACAAGCCCCCCTTGACTCCCTCAATCGGGGCGAAGTGGTAGAACACACCTTGGCCTTCTGGAGTTACAGTTAGTGGGGGAGGGAAGGGCAGGGACCCCACCCCAACCCCAGGGCTGTGTCCAGGGTTTGGGTTGCAGTCCTGGCAGTGGACTCAGGGACGAACGGCTATGACAGAACAAATCCCCACTCCTACCTTGGCATTCAAGGCCATATCCTCCCAGGCTCTGCCTGTCCCCATTCCCTCACCTCCCTCCCATCACCTGCACTTCTGGGTCACACAGATCGCAACACTTGCCCAGCACGCCCTGAGATTTCACTCCTGGAAGGCTGAGCTTGCTTCCCTTCAGGGCTGTCCAGCCTCCACAGGCCAGACTCTCAGGACCCTTTTCAGTCTGGCTAGAAGCCTGGCCTCCAGCTCTGGGGGTTGGGGTAGGGCAGAAACGTCCCTTGCCAACTATCCCTTCCAAACTACTTACTGTCCTCAGGGTACCACAGGCCTGTGAACTGGACCACCCTTCTGTGCCAGTTCACAACTCCACTGAGTTGGGGACCTGTAAGTTCTCCTCAAACTGAATGACCTCAACCTTTGCCACTATGGGCTATTCATCAGCTCCCTTGTTGTGAACTCAGTCTCCCTATTGTAAAATGGACCCTATTCCAGGTccaattgggggggggggggttggagcACCTACTGGTGGTCTGTCCTCTGAGAATGTGCTGTGTGTATGTTTCAAGGACCAAACCCCCAACACCCACTGCTCCTCCACCCCCCACCTCTGTGGCCCCTGCCTGCTTGCTGCAGTCCAGGTCACAGTTGGCACAATGCACAGCCTCCACGCCATCCCTGGAGCTATCCACGAGGAACTGCAGCAGGCGGTCCACCGGTGGGAGCCAACTGGGACCCTTCACCACGGTCTGGTGTCTGTGGAGAGGCTGCAGCCAAGACCCAGCACCCCTTCCAGGAtgctctcccccctcccccctcacgTTCCAGGCTGGAGCTAAAAACAGCAGCAGCaggaggtggggtggggtgtACTTCTGCCTGAGGTCTGCTGTAAATACAGCAGGTAGCTCTTACCCTAACCCAGCCCCCACCCTTGGGCCATCCTGCAAATACCATGGGGTCCCCACCACCATAAGAAGTCACTTCAGGCCACGAGGACCCCTGAAGGCACTGGGCAAATTTAGAGCACAGCCCAGTAACTTGAGCCAACTTAAGGATTATGTTGACCTAAGACTTGTGGGACCATAAAGATAGTTACTGAAAGTGTCCTGACCCCTCCTCCAGTCCTGACCTTGCTTCCTGACTTTCTGTGGAAACTCTGGGCTCAGAAATGATTCTTTCCCTGCCTCAATTATTCTGATTTCTAAAATGTGGGGAGGGGGAGTCTGCAAGTTCTGGCCCAAAGGCGGCCAGGGCAGGGTGCAACCTTTCCCAGCCACTTCTACCCTTGCCCTCCTTCACCTGGGATTCCCCTCCAGGAAGAGCCAACCTTTCCCTTCGCGGATGATTTGGGGCACTCACTGACACAGCGGGCAGGCCAGGCGGCCGTCCACAGCCCGACCACGAAGGCAGCCAGCACAGAAGTCGTGGAAGCATTCCAGCAGGCACGGGCGCTCGTACTGCGCGTGGCACAGAGGGCACACGAGAGGGTGGCCGCTCGCGGTGTCCAGGGCGCCTAGGCCCTCTAGGGGCGTGAAGATAGCTCCGGACATCTGCAAGGACAGCGGAAGTCCGCAGCTGCGGCCCTCACGATTGCGGGGCCGGTCCCTGGAGGTCTCTCCATCCTCCTACCGCGGACCCTACCAGACGTCCAGTGGTTTTGGAACGGGGAGCTGCTAGGGCCCGGGGAGGGTCTTGAGTGCCCAGCGCGGGGAGAACCAACAGGGAGGGCTGGCAAGGAGTCCAGCTACGTGCCGGCACCCCCTGCTGCCCAGCGCTTTGAGCGCTGCTCAGAGCTGTGGCCCTCCCTAGGAGTCGCTGACCCTGGAAGGACAGGCAGCCAGACTGGGTTTTGCTTCCTACGCACTCTCCCCTGTCGCCTCTCTTCACTACTCCCTCTTCCCTCACTCCCACCCCTGGAATTCCACACTCGTTGTCCTTCTGGTGACCTGCTGGCGACGCCCCTTCGGCGCAGCGCACTGAGCGTCGCTCCGGCGCAGTGCTCCGGCCCACCTCCACCAGGGTGGTGCTGCCTCCGGCGCAGCAGGAGCCTAAACCTCGCGGGCGGGTCTGCAGCTCTGCCCCGGGGCCACTCCGcctggaggagaggggaggacgcATAGGCTGGAAAGGACCGTGACCGGCCAGGGTCCGAGGTTCTCCTAGACCCGGCCTGAAAAGACATAACTCAGTGCGGCAGGAGTGCGGCGCAGAGCCAGCGAGAGGACACCTTGGCGGGGTCTTCAGGGGTGCAGGGGCCCCCTGCCTAGGTGCCAGTAGAGTGGGTTTTTGCAGGTCCATTTCCTTGATCGCCAGGTGGGGGCGCCAGAGAGCAGCATTCACAAGCATTCCAGTGCTTGGGAGGCGGCGCAAGAGGCTTTGGAATCCCAGCCTCACCTTGGTCAAGTTAGCGACTTTTAAAACTGCACAAAAGAGGGGGGCTGGTCCCGTTAGCTCTGCGTGGTGAGGCgcggtctgtaatcccagagactggggaggctgaggcaggaggatgctaaattccaggccagcctctgcaatttagaccCTCAGTAATTTAGGAAGAActagtctcaaaacaaaaagggttgggtttgtagctcagtggtaaagctcccttggatttaatccctagcacccccccccccaaaaaaaggctgGCCCCCACCGAGCTTCCGAATGATTAAGGCCCTATCCCCATTGTCAGCCAAGTTCCCAGAAGAAGGCTAGGTTTATTTGGGTAGGAGGTTGGGAAGGGAACTTCCTATCTTTTCAGTAGAGCGCCCTCTGCTCCAATGGCATGGCCAATGCTTGTTCACCCCATTACCTCCTTTCCTCATTCTCAGTTATCTTGTGTTATCCCTGAAAGCCGCCCCTGTTTCTGCACCTCTTGCAACCAGCCTGACCACAGAAGGTGTTCAATAAAAGTTTAATAAATAGTTAGAGGGAAAAAATATGAGATAATATTCCAGCTGGGTTTTGAAGGATGCGTCTGCCAGCAGGTGAAAGTAAATGCTAGGTTGAAACCACCTGTTCTTTTAAGGTCCTTCCCTAACCCTGGCTGGATTTATGCTTGCAGTCATAACAATAGTAACAATGGTAATGTTTGCTGGCCAAGTTATTTTCAGTTGTATTAACTGATTTAATCCTGATAACTTTAAAGAGTAGAAAATGTTAACTCTAGTAGGTGGTGGAGCTGATATACAAACAAGGTATGTGCTTTGTAAATAAATGACACACCAGTTTCCCAGTAGGAAGTGGTGTTGTTTTTCTTTGGCAGGGTCGGGGAGGCGGGGTGGGGTAACGGGGTGggtttactggagattgaacccaggggtgcttaaccactgagctacatccctgctcttcttttaatatttatttatttatttttagtttttggccgtcacaacatctttgtttgtatgtggtgctgaggatcaaacctgggccgcacgcacgccaggccacatccccagccccctgctcttcttattttattttttaatttttatttatttaatttttgtgtagttgtagatggacagcatgcctttactttttatttttatgtggtgctaaggatctaacccagttctcacacctgctaggcaaatactctgccactgagctacaaccccagccctttattttttattttgagacaggggcttgctaagttgctgaggctggctttgcacttgtgatcctcctgccttagcctcctgagttgctgggatcacaggtgtgcactaccactcctggcttattttttattttgatacagagaCTCACGGAATTGTAGAGGTGGGCcttgaacatgcaatcctcctgcctcagcctcttgagttgctgggatcacaggtgtatgTCACAGCACCTGTTGGAAATGGTGTTCTTGAAACTCAGGTTTCTTTATTTAGTCCATCCATTTATGTTTTCATCTATTCGCCTAGTATTTATTGAATATCTATCATGGACCAGATTTGTAGCAGGCAGCAGGACATAGAAGGGAACATACCAGCCATGGTTAGCCAAACACAAAtacaagtacacacacacacacacacacacacactctctctctctctctctctctctctctctccaatactGACAGACTGTGTTAAATACCCTGAAGAAAATAATAAGGATGTGTGACAGAGGGTAGGTGGCAGGGGGTAGAGCTGAGGGCCACACTAGGGAACCATAGGCAGTGATGGGCACTGAACATGAGACcccttactgagctacatccccaggcctttctttctttctttcttttttttttttttttggtgggggttaccatggattgaactcagggacactcaaccactaagccacatccccagccctatttttgtattttatttagagacagagtctcactgagttgcttagtgccttgccattgctgaagctggctttgaacctgtgatccttctgtctcagccgccTGAGCCACTGCACATGGCccctaggtcttttttttttaatttactttgagacagggtctcactaagttgcccaggctgggcttgaacttgtgattctcctgcctcagcttcctgagtcactgggattacaggtgtgtgccactatgcctggctgcatcagactttcaagtccatATGGTAAAGGTCTAGAGCAGCTCGGggtcactttggcccatgctgacagattctaattggaacctgttcttacagattttttttttttaaagaggagagagaattttaatatttattttttagtatttggcagacacaacatctttgtctatatgtggtgctgaggatggaacccgggccgcaagcacGCCAGGcgggtgcgctaccgcttgagccacatccccagcccatgttcttacagattttatgaccagggggaattatccttatctccccGAGTTCTGGGCACTGGATTGTGTGAGGGTCTTAAAAGTCTCCCCAGCTCCCAGGGTAGCttctattcttctttttttttttttttttttttttttaagagagagtgagagagagaggattttttaatatttattttttatagttttcagcggacacaacatctttgtttgtatgtggtgctgaggattgaacctgggccgcacacataccaggcaagcacgctaccgcttgagccacatccccagccctagcttCTATATCAGTATTTGAGACCTGAGTTCCCTCTGCAGATAACAGGTTGCTGAGGAATGTAACATGTCCTATAAACTtcagccaggcagggctgcaggcaaattgcttttttttttttttttgatactgggaattgaagcagaactgcttaaccactgagctatattgtggccctttttattttgagacagggtctcagtaagttgtttagggccttgctaaatttctgagactggcctcgaacttgagaCCTTTCTGCCTCAACtgcctgagtcattgggattacaggtgtgtgccactgcatcagcagcaaagtactttttaaaaagaaatcatgtgGGGGTCAGTGCAGCAGACCCAGTTACAGAACTATCCCCTCAACCCAATGTTCCTGCTGCTCATGTTGTTGACCTCTCCTGAGAAGCTCTGTGTAGAGGGAGACAAAAGGGGTGATAACAGAAGGGGAAGGTTGAGGTCTAGggattgcttttgcttttttaaGGTGAGAGATATTGAAGACTGGTTAGATGGTGACAGGAATGATCCAAGAGGAAGGCTAAGGGAATGATTCTTTTGAGGGGTGAGAGGTGTTGGAGTGATATCCTCTTACAGGTAGTAGTGCAAGAGATGATGCCCAAGGGTAGGGGTTGGCACCAGATGGgtagaacattaaaaaataaattttttagctTCTGATggacctatattttatttatttatatgtggtgctgagaatcgaacgcagtgcctcacacatgctagacaagcagtcCACCACTGAGCCGCACCCCCAGCCCAAGTAAGGGCATTTTTTCAAAAGCAGCAGGAGAGACAGTATGGGGATGTAGCTGTTGCTGGATGGTCAGATGTGACACAGGAGTGTCTGCTCTCAGAGAAAGAGCAATGGAATCAATAGTTTTGAGGGAGGcttggggaggaggggctggcaCCCTGACCAGAGGTGTTAAATAGTCACTTAGGAGAGCATTTTAGGCTCAGGAGCATACCAGTCAAGGTTTAATCGGGAGACACTGTGCTACCAATGCTCCTGACACGACACTTGCAGTGGGGTCAGGTCCCAATAAATCTATAAACTGAAAATATCATAAGTCTAAGATGCATGTAATACATCTAACCTACTGAGGACCCCAGCTTGCAACACAGCACATAGAGTATTGGTTACCCACCCTTCCAACTGACGCCACCCAGCATTGTTAGTCTCTCACTAGCCCAGAGAACTATGGAAAGTCAaaagtacagtttctactgaatgcataTTGCCTTCCCACCTGCTGGGGTTCTGTTCtagcgactaaaaggctcaggggtcactgtagttaaactgggctaactgggctgcacgaaataaccacacaagagacacaaatacctttttctttggggttgctgtgaaggctcctctgaccttaagggtccacagaaagagagagagagagagacactgctccctgaccctttttattgaggagaaactattcaaatgaggcaaggggtcaggtttcaggcagctgagtctatcttcaggaTGTccatgtcagcaggttgactgacacctgggtaggccacacccaagggcacagtaagaggaggggacacacacaaggcacttccatggaaggttctatcctaaacagggcaaggggttatattacaaagaagattctatcctaaacagggcaaggagtTATATTACAAAGAAACCCATGGGGctatagcaagacacacccatttctgtgactgagcgcctcagcacccagctggggaatgtaactcagtcacCCATAAGCTTGGCCTCCCACACCCACCATCTATAAAGACAAAAAAATCATAAGTAGAACCATCTTAACTTGGTTTGTCTGTAGTTTTTAACATAATCAaagaattgtttttctttttggtaatgctggggatggaacccaggaccttaagaatgctaggtaagcactctaccactaagctacacctcaACCCAAGGATGTTAACTAGGTCTGAAGACTTACTGCCTAGATGATtgaaggggtaaaataagaaaagtaGCAACTGAAGAAAGGTGCTATCACTTCTTCCTGGTATGATGTTGCAGCTCTGGGGAGCTGAACCTCAGACATCTGAGGAGCAGGTGCTACACTGCTGGGACTCTGAGACAAAAATGAAACTGGTTCTCCACGTGTTGAAATAACTGCAAATTGTATTCCACTGATGCTTCTGGAATGTTCCAACCACCACTGCCGAGAGACAAGAGTGGGAGACACCAATAGA is a window encoding:
- the Rnf207 gene encoding RING finger protein 207 isoform X6; the encoded protein is MSGAIFTPLEGLGALDTASGHPLVCPLCHAQYERPCLLECFHDFCAGCLRGRAVDGRLACPLCQHQTVVKGPSWLPPVDRLLQFLVDSSRDGVEAVHCANCDLDCSKQDAETTYFCNTCEQPLCARCRDETHRARMFARHDIVALGQRSRDVIQKCTLHGEPYIMFSTDKKSLLCIRCFRDMQGESRAHCVDLESAYVQGCERLEQAVLAVKALQTATREAIALLQVMVEEVRRSAAEEDAAIHTLFGSMQDKLAERKALLLQAVQSQYDEKDKAFKEQLSHLAALLPTLQVHLVICSSFLSLANKAEFLDLGYELMERLQSIVTGPHRLRPAQSSKIASDHHAEFARCLEPLLLLGPRRAASAANTLAGGAGPKVLMGPRCPSPVRKTPGSPVQKPTLHRSIGTKVLLAEGKDTPFTEHCRHYEDAYRGLQAEVQNLKDQVQELHRDLTRHHSLIKAEIMGDILSRSLRLDARISSEYSSAEGMRAIFQEIWEESYQRVANEQEVYEAQLHDLLQLKQENAYLTTITKQITPYVRSIAKVKERLEPRFQLPVDEQSETLQSTYDGSRSSETLARNDPGSAVEKGEKTSESKGNSRALSGVSEDPPLKNREHLRSKQKNGDDLPTCREQPT
- the Rnf207 gene encoding RING finger protein 207 isoform X7 gives rise to the protein MRPPLSSRRSGPGAELQTRPRGLGSCCAGGSTTLVEMSGAIFTPLEGLGALDTASGHPLVCPLCHAQYERPCLLECFHDFCAGCLRGRAVDGRLACPLCHPQSARALGLNQRWPPGRRDHVLLQHLRATPVCALPRRDAPGTHVRAPRYCGPRPAQPRRDPEVQESRAHCVDLESAYVQGCERLEQAVLAVKALQTATREAIALLQVMVEEVRRSAAEEDAAIHTLFGSMQDKLAERKALLLQAVQSQYDEKDKAFKEQLSHLAALLPTLQVHLVICSSFLSLANKAEFLDLGYELMERLQSIVTGPHRLRPAQSSKIASDHHAEFARCLEPLLLLGPRRAASAANTLAGGAGPKVLMGPRCPSPVRKTPGSPVQKPTLHRSIGTKVLLAEGKDTPFTEHCRHYEDAYRGLQAEVQNLKDQVQELHRDLTRHHSLIKAEIMGDILSRSLRLDARISSEYSSAEGMRAIFQEIWEESYQRVANEQEVYEAQLHDLLQLKQENAYLTTITKQITPYVRSIAKVKERLEPRFQLPVDEQSETLQSTYDGSRSSETLARNDPGSAVEKGEKTSESKGNSRALSGVSEDPPLKNREHLRSKQKNGDDLPTCREQPT
- the Rnf207 gene encoding RING finger protein 207 isoform X2, whose amino-acid sequence is MSFQAGSRRTSDPGRSRSFPAYASSPLLQAEWPRGRAADPPARFRLLLRRRQHHPGGDVRSYLHAPRGPRRPGHRERPPSRVPSVPRAVRAPVPAGMLPRLLCWLPSWSGCGRPPGLPAVSVSAPNHPRRERLALPGGESQDAETTYFCNTCEQPLCARCRDETHRARMFARHDIVALGQRSRDVIQKCTLHGEPYIMFSTDKKSLLCIRCFRDMQGESRAHCVDLESAYVQGCERLEQAVLAVKALQTATREAIALLQVMVEEVRRSAAEEDAAIHTLFGSMQDKLAERKALLLQAVQSQYDEKDKAFKEQLSHLAALLPTLQVHLVICSSFLSLANKAEFLDLGYELMERLQSIVTGPHRLRPAQSSKIASDHHAEFARCLEPLLLLGPRRAASAANTLAGGAGPKVLMGPRCPSPVRKTPGSPVQKPTLHRSIGTKVLLAEGKDTPFTEHCRHYEDAYRGLQAEVQNLKDQVQELHRDLTRHHSLIKAEIMGDILSRSLRLDARISSEYSSAEGMRAIFQEIWEESYQRVANEQEVYEAQLHDLLQLKQENAYLTTITKQITPYVRSIAKVKERLEPRFQLPVDEQSETLQSTYDGSRSSETLARNDPGSAVEKGEKTSESKGNSRALSGVSEDPPLKNREHLRSKQKNGDDLPTCREQPT
- the Rnf207 gene encoding RING finger protein 207 isoform X3, coding for MSFQAGSRRTSDPGRSRSFPAYASSPLLQAEWPRGRAADPPARFRLLLRRRQHHPGGDVRSYLHAPRGPRRPGHRERPPSRVPSVPRAVRAPVPAGMLPRLLCWLPSWSGCGRPPGLPAVSDAETTYFCNTCEQPLCARCRDETHRARMFARHDIVALGQRSRDVIQKCTLHGEPYIMFSTDKKSLLCIRCFRDMQGESRAHCVDLESAYVQGCERLEQAVLAVKALQTATREAIALLQVMVEEVRRSAAEEDAAIHTLFGSMQDKLAERKALLLQAVQSQYDEKDKAFKEQLSHLAALLPTLQVHLVICSSFLSLANKAEFLDLGYELMERLQSIVTGPHRLRPAQSSKIASDHHAEFARCLEPLLLLGPRRAASAANTLAGGAGPKVLMGPRCPSPVRKTPGSPVQKPTLHRSIGTKVLLAEGKDTPFTEHCRHYEDAYRGLQAEVQNLKDQVQELHRDLTRHHSLIKAEIMGDILSRSLRLDARISSEYSSAEGMRAIFQEIWEESYQRVANEQEVYEAQLHDLLQLKQENAYLTTITKQITPYVRSIAKVKERLEPRFQLPVDEQSETLQSTYDGSRSSETLARNDPGSAVEKGEKTSESKGNSRALSGVSEDPPLKNREHLRSKQKNGDDLPTCREQPT